A part of Arthrobacter dokdonellae genomic DNA contains:
- a CDS encoding APC family permease, whose protein sequence is MTSQPTLIRTLNLRSLVLFGLAYLTPIIVLGIFGIIAETTGGASPSAYLVAMVAMLFTAHSYGRMSVAYPVAGSAYTYVRKSIDPRVGFLVGWAILLDYLFLPMVIWLIGGSFLSAQFPGIPIAVWILLFIVITTFLNILGIKVADKANYVLMAFQILVIIFFVALSIGHVIHTSGAGGLASSAPFFNAGTSLGTISAGAAIAAYSFLGFDAVTTLTEETIEPKKNMPRAIMLIALIGGGIFVVVAYFTQLVHPGGAFADAASAASEIALQIGGTFFGAVFLAGLVAAQFASGLAAQASASRLMYAMGRDSVLPKPVFGRLNAKYHTPVANIVIAGIIGLIAIFLDVATSTSFINFGAFTAFTMVNVSVIFHFVRERRAGRHLNPVSYVLVPAVGAVICGYLLSQLDVHAVTLGLSWLGVGIVVLLFITKGLRKAPPEMATLEEAVV, encoded by the coding sequence TTGACTTCGCAACCCACCCTGATCCGCACGCTCAACCTGCGGTCACTGGTCCTCTTCGGGCTGGCGTATCTGACCCCCATCATTGTGCTGGGCATCTTCGGCATCATCGCCGAGACCACCGGCGGGGCCTCCCCGTCCGCCTACCTCGTGGCCATGGTGGCCATGCTGTTCACGGCCCACAGTTACGGGCGCATGTCCGTCGCCTACCCGGTGGCAGGCTCTGCGTACACGTATGTGCGCAAGTCGATCGACCCGCGCGTCGGCTTCCTGGTGGGCTGGGCCATCCTGCTGGACTACCTGTTCCTGCCCATGGTCATCTGGCTCATTGGCGGATCCTTCCTCAGCGCCCAGTTCCCCGGCATCCCCATTGCGGTGTGGATCCTGCTGTTCATCGTCATCACCACGTTCCTGAACATTCTGGGCATCAAGGTCGCGGACAAGGCCAACTACGTGCTCATGGCCTTCCAGATCCTGGTGATCATATTCTTCGTGGCGCTGTCCATCGGCCACGTGATCCACACCTCCGGCGCGGGCGGACTGGCCAGTTCGGCGCCGTTCTTCAACGCGGGCACGAGCCTGGGCACCATCAGCGCCGGCGCAGCCATCGCCGCCTACTCCTTCCTCGGCTTCGACGCCGTCACCACCCTGACCGAGGAAACCATCGAGCCAAAGAAGAACATGCCACGGGCCATCATGCTCATCGCCCTGATCGGCGGCGGCATCTTCGTGGTGGTTGCCTACTTCACACAGCTGGTCCACCCCGGCGGCGCGTTCGCCGACGCGGCCTCGGCCGCCAGCGAGATTGCCCTGCAGATTGGCGGCACGTTCTTCGGCGCCGTGTTCCTGGCCGGCCTGGTCGCGGCACAGTTCGCCTCCGGCCTGGCGGCGCAGGCCAGCGCGTCCCGCCTGATGTACGCCATGGGCCGCGACTCAGTGCTCCCCAAACCCGTGTTCGGCCGGCTCAACGCGAAATACCACACGCCCGTGGCCAACATTGTGATCGCGGGGATCATCGGCCTGATCGCGATCTTCCTGGACGTGGCCACCTCGACGTCGTTCATCAACTTTGGCGCCTTCACGGCCTTCACCATGGTCAACGTCTCGGTCATCTTCCACTTTGTCCGCGAGCGCCGGGCCGGGCGGCACCTGAACCCGGTCAGCTACGTCCTGGTGCCCGCCGTCGGCGCTGTCATCTGCGGCTACCTGCTCTCCCAGCTGGACGTCCATGCGGTCACGCTGGGCCTGTCATGGCTGGGCGTCGGCATTGTGGTGCTGCTGTTCATCACCAAGGGGCTGCGGAAGGCCCCGCCGGAAATGGCCACGCTGGAAGAAGCTGTAGTCTAG
- a CDS encoding carbon-nitrogen hydrolase family protein, translated as MSRILPLIAAQAPPRLIGEPLTRFASEVQAALTHQPDARLVVFPELHLFGDGAPDQQRAEALQASAEPLAGPRVRGLQQIAADLGIWLVPGSICERGEGGQLFNTQLVLSPDGGIAGFYRKIFPWRPFEPYDPGHEFVTVDLDGFGRAGLNICYDAWFPEVTRQLAWMGAEVIINVVKTTTPDREQELVLARANAITNQVFMVSVNCAGPTGQGRSIIVDPEGRVITEAPTAEPAVLTAQLDLSAVEHVRRHGTAGLNRMWSQFRPGEPAIELPVYQGRIDPATWTPVLRSSRSIS; from the coding sequence ATGTCCCGCATCTTGCCCCTCATCGCAGCACAGGCCCCGCCACGGCTCATCGGCGAGCCTCTCACCCGCTTTGCCAGCGAGGTCCAGGCCGCGCTGACGCACCAGCCGGACGCCAGGCTGGTGGTGTTTCCCGAACTTCACCTCTTTGGCGACGGCGCACCCGACCAGCAGCGCGCCGAAGCGCTGCAGGCCTCCGCGGAACCCCTTGCCGGGCCCCGCGTCAGGGGGCTGCAGCAGATTGCCGCGGACCTGGGCATTTGGCTGGTCCCCGGCAGCATCTGCGAGCGCGGGGAGGGCGGCCAGCTGTTCAACACACAGCTGGTCCTTTCCCCCGACGGCGGGATCGCCGGCTTCTACCGCAAGATCTTCCCGTGGCGGCCCTTCGAGCCCTACGATCCCGGACACGAATTCGTGACCGTGGACCTGGACGGCTTTGGCCGGGCCGGGCTGAACATCTGCTACGACGCCTGGTTTCCGGAGGTCACCCGGCAGCTGGCCTGGATGGGCGCGGAGGTCATCATCAACGTGGTGAAGACCACCACCCCGGACCGCGAGCAGGAACTGGTGCTGGCCCGGGCCAACGCCATCACCAACCAGGTCTTCATGGTGAGCGTGAACTGCGCCGGTCCCACCGGACAGGGCCGCAGCATCATCGTGGACCCGGAGGGCCGCGTCATCACCGAGGCGCCCACGGCGGAGCCTGCCGTGCTCACCGCCCAACTGGACCTGTCCGCCGTCGAACATGTCCGCCGCCACGGAACGGCGGGCCTGAACCGCATGTGGTCCCAGTTCCGCCCCGGCGAGCCCGCCATCGAGCTCCCCGTCTACCAGGGCCGGATCGACCCGGCAACCTGGACCCCCGTCCTCCGCTCATCGAGGAGCATCTCTTGA
- a CDS encoding FadR/GntR family transcriptional regulator, translating into MSLDSGEGGEASPIDGAALAGLDRRSAMDAVRLRIGTAIYLGLLKPGERLPDKDEVALGLSVSPITARRALTSLAEEGVVVRRRGRNGGTFVADEPPRAVLAALAAPPDEFGRVHRLVDRRLLGECAVTHFAALNISADQLARLDGLTERMAAAQSWSGYHQLDEEFHRLVAGASGLGGAVDAYFDVLMELYEYFIPYPIESLHGSNQDHIQLVAALRDGQVEHAVEISRRHVDTLHRTMFMGLAGGAAE; encoded by the coding sequence ATGAGCTTGGATTCAGGAGAGGGCGGGGAGGCCTCGCCGATTGACGGCGCCGCGCTGGCCGGCCTTGACCGGCGCAGCGCCATGGACGCCGTGCGCCTGCGCATCGGCACCGCCATATACCTGGGCCTGCTCAAGCCGGGGGAGCGACTGCCGGACAAGGACGAGGTGGCGCTGGGCCTGTCGGTCAGCCCCATTACTGCCCGCCGGGCCCTGACCAGCCTGGCCGAAGAGGGTGTGGTGGTGCGCCGGCGCGGCCGTAACGGCGGCACGTTCGTGGCGGACGAGCCGCCCCGCGCCGTGCTGGCTGCGCTGGCGGCCCCGCCGGACGAATTTGGCCGGGTGCACCGCCTGGTTGACCGCCGGCTGCTCGGCGAATGCGCCGTCACGCACTTCGCGGCGCTGAACATTTCCGCAGACCAGCTGGCGCGGCTGGACGGGCTGACGGAGCGGATGGCCGCTGCCCAGAGCTGGTCCGGGTACCACCAGCTGGACGAGGAATTCCATCGCCTGGTGGCCGGCGCATCCGGACTGGGCGGGGCCGTGGATGCCTACTTTGACGTCCTGATGGAGCTGTATGAATACTTCATTCCGTACCCGATCGAGAGCCTGCACGGCTCCAACCAGGACCACATCCAGCTGGTGGCCGCCCTGCGGGACGGGCAGGTTGAACATGCCGTGGAGATCTCCCGGCGCCATGTGGACACGCTCCACCGCACGATGTTCATGGGCCTGGCCGGCGGGGCGGCGGAGTAG
- a CDS encoding Wadjet anti-phage system protein JetD domain-containing protein, translating to MAANLPGWTSPADVRAASLRSWTSGELLRELDAPTGLHPRRRAIRHPSASQLRTDYARATAWAASWNPPPRGCSLEHVTVGANTIGANRLPGAAVFDSAGDEIAFLGLGREAARHAELSQRVTELDPGLRTWALRRPLELLKHGGDALTAARVAMWLAANPSPGIYLRQLSLPGVHTKFVESHRRLIDDMLAVLSPERVLAGKNYARRHGFQAAPDRVRVRFLDPAQAPVPGMLDVEMTAAAFAAVALDVERVITTENLVNFLALPEAPRTLAVFGGGYGFAGIREGVWLRDVEVLYWGDIDTHGFHILDQLRAHHPHVRSILMDEETLLAHRDFWGREDSPSRAALTHLTPAEAAMYADLQSGTHRPLLRLEQELLRWDYVLERLPRAGA from the coding sequence GTGGCAGCTAACCTGCCCGGCTGGACCTCCCCGGCGGACGTGCGGGCGGCGTCGCTGCGTTCCTGGACCAGCGGAGAGCTTTTGCGCGAGCTGGACGCACCCACCGGGCTGCATCCGCGGCGTCGTGCCATCAGGCACCCCAGCGCCAGCCAACTGCGCACAGACTACGCCCGGGCCACCGCGTGGGCGGCGTCCTGGAATCCGCCGCCGCGCGGCTGCTCGCTGGAACACGTGACCGTCGGCGCGAACACCATCGGCGCGAACCGGCTGCCGGGCGCCGCCGTGTTTGACAGCGCCGGGGACGAAATCGCGTTTTTGGGCCTGGGCCGCGAGGCGGCGAGACATGCCGAGCTGTCCCAGCGCGTGACCGAGCTCGATCCCGGCCTGCGGACGTGGGCGCTGCGCCGGCCGCTGGAGCTGCTCAAGCACGGTGGGGACGCGCTGACGGCGGCCCGCGTTGCCATGTGGCTGGCCGCGAACCCGTCCCCCGGGATCTACCTGAGGCAGCTGTCGCTGCCGGGGGTCCACACGAAGTTCGTCGAATCGCACCGCCGGCTCATCGACGACATGCTGGCGGTTCTCTCGCCGGAGCGGGTGCTGGCTGGCAAGAACTACGCCCGCCGGCACGGCTTCCAGGCGGCGCCGGACCGGGTCAGGGTCCGTTTCCTGGATCCCGCCCAGGCACCGGTTCCCGGCATGCTGGATGTGGAGATGACGGCTGCCGCTTTCGCCGCCGTGGCCCTGGACGTGGAGCGGGTCATCACCACGGAGAACCTGGTCAACTTCCTGGCCCTGCCGGAGGCGCCGCGGACGCTGGCCGTCTTTGGCGGCGGCTACGGTTTCGCGGGCATCCGCGAAGGCGTCTGGCTGCGGGACGTCGAGGTGCTCTACTGGGGCGACATCGACACGCACGGCTTCCACATCCTGGACCAGCTGCGCGCCCACCACCCGCACGTGCGCAGCATCCTGATGGATGAGGAAACGCTGCTGGCCCACCGCGACTTCTGGGGCCGGGAGGACAGCCCTTCCCGCGCCGCGCTGACGCATCTGACACCCGCCGAAGCCGCCATGTACGCGGACCTGCAGTCCGGCACCCACCGGCCGCTGCTGCGCCTGGAACAGGAACTGCTGCGCTGGGACTACGTGCTGGAGCGGCTGCCCCGGGCCGGCGCTTGA
- a CDS encoding ATP-binding protein — translation MSTQAGLFSLDDLTADDAGTRPGFRLQRLELLNWGTFNKNVRTFRLDGENSLLTGDIGSGKSTIVDAITTLLLPANRIEYNKAAGAQKKERSLMSYVRGFHKSARSGIGDTSRPVALRGPGTFTVVLGVFHNAALDKTISLAITLWATQEAGQPTRFYTIAEGAQSIKTDFSDFGTDMAKLKRRLRNDGVSVFDVFEKYAAAFKRHFGIGSAQAMDLFHRTVSMKQVENITHFVRTNMLEEDDVDTRIKNLLHHFDDLKKAHDAVLRAKDQIRMLEPVRDNAARHHALTTDYDRAHEQREQLSPWFTTQKLELSEAHLQELERAAARVAAEQTTLTADAGRLNRELADLRDDIRNSGGGRIAAIEGELARLAIESGAQQERYASYAEAATVLGLFEPEDQVVFDANAAALPGVERHLAEANTELQRQRTALDRQRSEASEQAGDHKAELKSLLNRQNLLPGWLIALRKKLCDGTGIAESELPFAGELLRVRESEAAWEGAAERTLHGFALSLLVTGEHYPAVSDWVDGNNLRARLVYLKVGSSPAPRPAATDTLAGKIGIKPGTPFREFLLDELGRRFDHQCCDSMADFRRYPKALTINGQLKGGGGRHEKDDRKELTDRSSYVLGWDNHDKIARLRSALEEAEGRMRAASDALGRIDSQLGNLGRQQRLIGTVEGVVSFASLDWHATARTMEDLRQEKSVLESSSDILRELTERESATGQRLEKANAKLSALAERIGANKKGIQDLTEQITDCRDSLAETPLTSDAGLLAELGALARAALESESLTYKNTAKIESRVRGTLTGTIDALSKRISTAEGITIRFMTDFRNKYPAETTELDASLEAAGEFNKILQQLVDNDLPRFAERFKDSLTQNTIHEIVAFNAFLDSRRTDIVSRIGEINESLARIEYNPGRHIQLEPQSTSDAEVREFGSDLRACSEGTIGAQEQYSEQKFLQVEALVERFRGRPGLTNLDERWTAKVTDVRNWFTFSASEKWTETGEEHEHFTDSGGKSGGQKEKLAYTILAAALAFQFGIAAGPGNQRSFRFVVIDEAFGRGSDESAKYGLELFKRLKLQLLIVTPLQKIHVIEPFVANVGFVANEAGDDSQLRNMTIHEYRTERDRRGS, via the coding sequence ATGAGCACCCAGGCCGGGCTTTTCAGCCTCGACGACCTCACCGCGGACGACGCCGGAACCCGCCCCGGCTTCCGCCTGCAGCGCCTGGAGCTGCTCAACTGGGGCACCTTCAACAAGAACGTGCGCACCTTCCGGCTCGACGGCGAGAACAGCCTGCTCACCGGCGACATCGGCTCCGGCAAGTCCACCATTGTGGACGCCATCACCACGCTGCTGCTGCCGGCGAACCGGATCGAATACAACAAGGCTGCCGGGGCGCAAAAGAAGGAACGCAGCCTCATGTCCTACGTGCGCGGCTTCCACAAAAGCGCCCGCAGCGGCATCGGCGACACCTCCCGGCCCGTGGCGCTGCGCGGTCCGGGCACCTTCACGGTGGTGCTGGGCGTCTTCCACAATGCCGCCCTGGACAAGACCATTTCCCTGGCCATCACGCTGTGGGCCACCCAGGAGGCCGGCCAGCCCACGCGCTTCTACACCATTGCCGAGGGCGCGCAAAGCATCAAGACGGACTTCTCCGACTTTGGCACCGACATGGCCAAGCTCAAGCGGCGCCTGCGCAACGACGGCGTCTCGGTCTTTGACGTGTTTGAAAAGTACGCGGCCGCGTTCAAGCGCCACTTCGGGATCGGCTCCGCGCAGGCCATGGACCTGTTCCACCGCACGGTGTCCATGAAGCAGGTGGAAAACATCACCCACTTTGTGCGCACCAACATGCTTGAAGAGGACGATGTTGACACGCGCATCAAGAACCTGCTTCACCACTTTGACGACCTGAAGAAGGCCCACGACGCCGTGCTGCGGGCCAAGGACCAGATCCGCATGCTGGAGCCAGTCCGGGACAACGCCGCCCGACACCACGCGCTGACCACGGACTACGACCGCGCCCACGAACAGCGCGAGCAGCTCTCACCTTGGTTCACCACCCAAAAGCTGGAGCTGAGCGAGGCACACCTGCAGGAGCTGGAACGCGCGGCCGCCAGGGTTGCCGCGGAGCAAACCACGCTGACGGCCGACGCCGGCCGGCTCAACCGGGAGCTGGCCGACCTGCGCGACGACATCCGCAACAGCGGCGGCGGCCGGATCGCCGCCATTGAGGGCGAGCTGGCCCGGCTGGCCATCGAGTCGGGCGCCCAGCAGGAACGCTACGCCTCGTATGCGGAGGCGGCCACCGTCCTCGGCCTGTTTGAACCGGAGGACCAGGTGGTTTTCGACGCCAACGCCGCGGCCCTGCCCGGCGTCGAAAGGCACCTGGCCGAAGCCAACACGGAGTTGCAGCGGCAGCGAACGGCCCTGGACCGGCAGCGTTCCGAGGCCTCCGAACAGGCCGGAGACCACAAGGCCGAGCTGAAGAGCCTGCTGAACCGGCAAAACCTGCTGCCGGGCTGGCTGATCGCGCTGCGCAAGAAGCTGTGCGACGGCACCGGCATTGCCGAATCCGAGCTGCCGTTTGCCGGCGAGCTCCTGCGCGTGCGCGAATCCGAGGCCGCCTGGGAAGGCGCGGCGGAGCGGACCCTTCACGGTTTTGCCCTGTCCCTGCTGGTGACCGGCGAGCACTATCCCGCCGTCAGCGACTGGGTGGACGGCAACAACCTGCGAGCCCGGCTCGTCTACCTGAAGGTGGGAAGCAGCCCCGCCCCGCGCCCGGCCGCCACCGACACGCTGGCCGGCAAGATCGGCATCAAGCCCGGCACGCCCTTCCGGGAGTTCCTGCTCGACGAGCTCGGCCGCCGCTTTGACCACCAGTGCTGCGATTCCATGGCCGATTTCCGCCGCTACCCCAAGGCCCTGACCATTAACGGCCAGCTCAAGGGCGGCGGCGGACGCCATGAAAAGGACGACCGGAAGGAACTGACGGACCGCTCCAGCTACGTCCTGGGCTGGGACAATCACGACAAAATCGCCCGGCTCCGGTCCGCGCTGGAAGAGGCCGAGGGCCGGATGCGCGCCGCCTCCGACGCGCTGGGCCGCATCGACAGCCAGCTGGGCAATCTAGGGCGCCAGCAGCGGCTCATCGGCACGGTGGAGGGCGTCGTCAGTTTCGCCAGCCTGGACTGGCATGCCACAGCCCGGACCATGGAGGACCTGCGCCAGGAAAAGTCCGTCCTGGAGTCCTCCAGCGACATCTTGCGCGAGCTCACCGAACGCGAATCCGCCACGGGCCAGCGCCTGGAGAAGGCCAACGCCAAGCTCAGTGCCCTGGCGGAGCGCATTGGCGCCAACAAGAAGGGCATCCAGGACCTCACCGAGCAGATCACGGACTGCCGGGATTCCCTGGCGGAGACTCCCCTGACGTCCGACGCCGGACTGCTGGCCGAGCTGGGCGCGCTGGCCCGGGCGGCCCTTGAGTCCGAGTCGCTCACGTACAAGAACACCGCCAAGATTGAAAGCAGGGTCCGGGGCACCCTCACGGGCACCATTGATGCCCTGAGCAAGCGCATCAGCACCGCCGAGGGAATCACCATCAGGTTCATGACCGACTTCCGCAACAAGTACCCGGCGGAGACCACCGAGCTGGACGCTTCGCTGGAGGCCGCCGGCGAATTCAACAAAATCCTCCAACAGCTGGTGGATAACGACCTCCCCCGCTTTGCCGAGCGCTTCAAGGACTCACTGACGCAAAACACCATCCATGAGATCGTTGCCTTCAACGCCTTCCTCGATTCCCGGCGGACGGACATCGTCTCGCGCATCGGCGAAATCAACGAGTCCCTGGCCCGGATTGAATACAACCCCGGAAGGCACATCCAGCTCGAACCCCAGTCCACTTCCGACGCCGAGGTGCGCGAGTTCGGCAGCGACCTGCGCGCCTGTTCGGAGGGGACAATTGGCGCCCAGGAACAGTACTCGGAGCAGAAGTTCCTGCAGGTGGAAGCCTTGGTGGAGCGATTCCGGGGCCGGCCGGGCCTGACCAACCTTGACGAACGCTGGACCGCCAAGGTCACCGACGTGCGCAACTGGTTTACGTTCTCGGCCTCGGAAAAATGGACGGAGACCGGGGAGGAGCACGAGCACTTCACCGATTCCGGCGGCAAGTCCGGCGGCCAGAAGGAGAAGCTTGCCTACACCATCCTCGCGGCGGCCCTGGCGTTCCAGTTCGGGATTGCTGCCGGCCCGGGCAACCAGCGGTCCTTCCGCTTCGTGGTCATCGACGAGGCATTTGGCCGCGGTTCCGACGAGTCGGCAAAGTATGGGCTGGAACTGTTCAAGCGGCTCAAGCTCCAGCTGCTGATTGTCACGCCGCTGCAAAAAATCCACGTCATTGAACCTTTTGTGGCCAATGTGGGCTTCGTGGCCAACGAGGCGGGCGACGACTCCCAGCTGCGCAACATGACCATCCACGAGTACCGGACCGAACGGGACAGGCGTGGCAGCTAA
- a CDS encoding DUF4194 domain-containing protein, with the protein MTAIPAEPAGAPDAARAPDGLPLAITRLFKGVVYRESDEKLWQRLMELSAQVRDYVAVLGLELVLDDTEGYAFLRSSPDADPELPRLIPRRQLTFNVSLLLALLRARLAEFDQQNSETRLIMTAEQIGDMVSVFLPESSNEARIQDQLATNIKKVTELGFLRKLRGQEQTFEVARILKAYVDAQWLEEFDARLADYRSTLASDLPAAGTAGSATKERATA; encoded by the coding sequence ATGACCGCCATCCCCGCTGAACCCGCAGGTGCCCCGGATGCCGCCAGGGCGCCCGACGGGCTGCCCCTGGCCATTACCCGGCTGTTCAAGGGCGTTGTCTACCGCGAGTCGGACGAGAAGCTGTGGCAGCGGCTCATGGAACTGTCCGCCCAGGTCCGGGACTACGTGGCCGTGCTGGGCCTGGAACTGGTGCTTGACGACACCGAAGGGTACGCCTTCCTGCGTTCCAGCCCCGACGCCGACCCCGAGCTGCCCCGCCTCATCCCCCGCCGCCAGCTGACCTTCAACGTCAGCCTCCTGCTGGCCCTGCTGCGCGCCCGGCTGGCCGAGTTCGACCAGCAAAACAGCGAGACCCGGCTCATCATGACGGCCGAGCAGATCGGCGACATGGTCTCCGTCTTCCTGCCCGAATCCAGCAACGAGGCCCGCATCCAGGACCAGCTGGCCACCAACATCAAGAAGGTCACCGAGCTGGGCTTCCTGCGCAAGCTCCGCGGCCAGGAGCAGACTTTCGAGGTGGCCCGCATTCTCAAGGCCTATGTGGACGCCCAGTGGCTGGAAGAGTTCGACGCGCGGCTGGCCGACTACCGTTCGACCCTCGCCTCGGACTTGCCCGCAGCGGGCACCGCAGGCAGCGCCACAAAGGAAAGGGCCACCGCATGA
- a CDS encoding DUF3375 domain-containing protein, which produces MDYFSINSLRETHAGWSLLRAQNAPLALTFFMTAFTDPNQRNLGRQDLIDVLDDVLFSLRDSLGEDRFPRSAADYLDDWAEPEKAWLRKFYTDSRDEPVYDLTASTEDVIRWVEALRGRDFVPTQSRLSSIFNLLKTLVHGSETDPEARLAELQRQRDDIDAQMERIRSGEIPVMSGPEAVDHFHQLTTQAKDLLADFREVEANFRKLDRNLREQISMWDGSQGDLLETIFSSQQDISGSLQGRTFQGFWDYLMSPQLRSELHELLDRATKIEALAAQDGLLSITSMQNDWLPAVEQTQATVRQLSAQIRRLLDDKVFLENKRIMALIRNIEASAVAVRTSPPSGPFAELPGHDIPVALPFERPLYEPSRQVAIHDGVDVAEDLDVDADALFTQFHVDAHRLEANIDSVLAEAGQATLADVTDAFPLSQGLAELVTYFQLATESTWATIDSDRSQTLSWTLPDGSLREATVDQIIFVRPS; this is translated from the coding sequence GTGGACTACTTTTCGATCAACTCCCTGCGTGAAACACACGCGGGCTGGTCGCTGCTCCGCGCCCAAAATGCACCCCTGGCGCTGACGTTTTTCATGACCGCCTTCACGGACCCCAACCAGCGCAACCTGGGCCGCCAGGACCTCATTGATGTTTTGGATGACGTGCTGTTCAGCCTGCGCGACTCCCTCGGCGAGGACAGGTTCCCCCGCTCCGCCGCCGACTACCTGGACGACTGGGCCGAACCGGAAAAGGCGTGGCTGCGGAAGTTCTACACGGACAGCCGGGATGAACCCGTCTATGACCTCACCGCCTCCACCGAGGACGTCATCCGTTGGGTGGAGGCCCTGCGCGGACGCGATTTTGTGCCGACGCAATCACGCCTCTCCAGCATCTTCAACCTGCTGAAAACCCTGGTCCACGGCTCGGAAACGGACCCCGAGGCCAGGCTCGCGGAACTGCAGCGCCAGCGCGACGACATCGACGCGCAGATGGAACGGATCCGCTCCGGCGAAATCCCTGTCATGAGCGGCCCGGAAGCGGTGGACCACTTCCACCAGCTGACCACGCAGGCCAAGGACCTGCTGGCCGACTTCCGGGAGGTGGAGGCGAACTTCCGCAAGCTCGACCGGAACCTCCGCGAGCAGATCTCCATGTGGGACGGCAGCCAGGGGGACCTCCTCGAGACCATCTTCTCCTCGCAGCAGGACATCAGCGGCTCCCTCCAGGGACGCACCTTCCAGGGGTTCTGGGACTACCTGATGTCTCCGCAGCTGCGCTCCGAACTTCACGAACTCCTGGACCGGGCCACCAAAATCGAGGCCCTCGCCGCGCAGGACGGCCTGCTCTCCATCACGTCGATGCAGAACGACTGGCTGCCCGCCGTCGAACAAACCCAGGCCACCGTCCGCCAGCTCTCCGCCCAAATCCGCCGACTGCTCGACGACAAGGTCTTTCTGGAAAACAAGCGCATCATGGCGCTGATCCGCAACATCGAGGCGAGCGCCGTCGCGGTCAGGACCAGTCCGCCGTCGGGCCCGTTTGCCGAACTGCCTGGCCATGACATCCCCGTGGCCCTTCCGTTTGAGCGTCCCCTCTATGAACCGAGCAGGCAGGTCGCCATTCACGACGGCGTGGACGTCGCCGAGGATCTGGACGTGGACGCCGACGCCCTGTTCACCCAGTTTCATGTGGACGCGCACCGGCTGGAAGCCAACATCGATTCCGTCCTGGCGGAAGCCGGGCAGGCCACGCTGGCGGACGTCACCGACGCCTTCCCGCTCAGCCAGGGCCTGGCGGAGCTCGTCACCTACTTCCAGCTCGCCACCGAATCCACGTGGGCCACCATCGACTCGGACCGCTCCCAAACCCTGTCCTGGACCCTGCCCGACGGCAGCCTGCGCGAGGCCACCGTCGACCAAATCATCTTTGTGAGGCCATCATGA
- a CDS encoding type II toxin-antitoxin system VapC family toxin, whose protein sequence is MITYWDTSAFVPLLIAEADSVAYRELWDGSVAVVSTPLLYVEASAALHQAHRIGRLDSSQLQTSLSTLDDYWSGFNVVELDEALMLHGAEAAGRFRLRGYDAVHCAAGLLIAADPHAVLVSGDARLLAAWQSAGAATAAISPGAGPR, encoded by the coding sequence GTGATCACGTACTGGGACACCTCGGCATTTGTTCCCTTGCTCATCGCCGAGGCGGATTCCGTCGCGTACAGGGAGCTGTGGGACGGTTCCGTTGCAGTAGTTTCCACGCCACTGCTGTACGTTGAAGCCTCCGCGGCCCTGCACCAGGCCCACCGCATCGGGCGGCTTGATTCCTCCCAGCTCCAAACCAGCCTGTCCACCCTGGACGACTACTGGTCCGGGTTCAACGTCGTTGAACTTGACGAGGCCCTGATGCTCCACGGCGCCGAAGCCGCGGGCCGCTTCCGGCTCCGCGGCTATGACGCCGTCCACTGCGCAGCCGGCCTGCTCATTGCCGCGGACCCGCATGCGGTTCTCGTCTCCGGCGATGCACGGCTCCTTGCCGCGTGGCAGTCCGCCGGGGCGGCGACGGCGGCCATCTCCCCTGGCGCCGGTCCGAGGTGA
- a CDS encoding type II toxin-antitoxin system Phd/YefM family antitoxin: MGVGIRDFKAHLSLHLARVRSGETIIITDRGTPVAQVVPLRGDETLQRLVADGKVTSAAKPKHPSGDPLDVGAPVSDLVAEQRG, translated from the coding sequence ATGGGCGTTGGCATCCGCGACTTCAAGGCGCACCTGAGCCTGCACCTCGCCCGCGTGCGCTCAGGTGAGACCATCATCATCACCGACCGGGGCACTCCTGTGGCCCAAGTGGTCCCCCTGAGGGGTGACGAGACGCTTCAACGCCTGGTCGCCGATGGCAAGGTCACGAGTGCGGCCAAACCCAAGCACCCCTCCGGTGATCCCTTGGATGTGGGGGCGCCCGTCAGCGATCTCGTGGCCGAGCAGCGCGGGTGA